The Prinia subflava isolate CZ2003 ecotype Zambia chromosome 5, Cam_Psub_1.2, whole genome shotgun sequence genome window below encodes:
- the TMX1 gene encoding thioredoxin-related transmembrane protein 1 produces the protein MAAPLRAPLCALLCLALAAAARGRPSPVKVLSDGMWRELLQDEWMVEFYAPWCPACESLQPEWEKFAEWGEDLGVNVAKVDVTEQPGLSGRFIITALPTIYHCKDGEFRRYQGARTKAAFINFISDEEWKSIEPVSSWFGPSSVLMSSMSALFKLSMWIRHGHGYLTENLGIPVWGSYAVFGLATLFLGMVLGLMMVFLADCICPSKRHRPPQLQPQSRKQGPESAHLLKNRHEEHEGDEGDISDNEMEGKEGSKRDSPPSGVRQRPVPTAAPLEKS, from the exons atggcggcgccgCTGAGGGCCCCGCTGTGCGCGCTGCTGTGCCTGGCGCTGGCGGCCGCCGCCCGCGGCCGGCCCAGCCCCGTGAAGGTGCTGTCGGACGGGATGTGgcgggagctgctgcaggacgAGTGGATGGTGGAGTT ctaCGCGCCCTGGTGTCCCGCCTGCGAGAGCCTGCAGCCCGAGTGGGAGAAGTTCGCCGAGTGGGGAGAGGACCTGGGGGTGAACGTGGCCAAAGTGGATGTCACGGAGCAGCCGG GGTTAAGTGGACGATTTATCATCACAGCCCTCCCTACCATCTATCA CTGCAAAGATGGAGAGTTCAGGAGATACCAGGGAGCAAGGACTAAAGCTGCCTTCATTAATTTCATCAGTGACGAGGAATGGAAATCCATTGAACCAGTGTCCTCCTGGTTTGGTCCCTCCTCTGTCCT GATGAGCAGCATGTCAGCGTTGTTCAAGTTGTCCATGTGGATCAGG CATGGCCACGGCTATTTAACAGAAAACCTTGGAATACCAGTCTGGGGCTCCTATGCTGTTTTTGGATTGGCAACCCTGTTCTTAGGAATGGTCCTGGGACTT AtgatggtgttcctggcagaCTGCATCTGTCCCTCCAAAAGGCACAGAccaccacagctccagccccagtccA GGAAACAAGGCCCAGAGTCTGCACATCTGCTGAAAAACAGGCATGAAGAGCATGAAGGAGATGAGGGAGATATCTCAGATAATGAAATGGAGGGTAAGGAGGGCAGCAAGAGAGACTCACCCCCAAGTGGTGTCCGGCAGCGCCCCGTGCCCACGGCTGCTCCCCTGGAGAAATCTTAG